The Dreissena polymorpha isolate Duluth1 chromosome 8, UMN_Dpol_1.0, whole genome shotgun sequence genome includes the window aaAGTCAGGAACTTTAAAATGGAGATGGAATCATGGCCAATAAAGGCTTTACCATATCAAAGGAATGAGATACCTTGGACCTGCGCCTGAATATTCCACCATTTCTTGGGAATAGGAAAAGTTATCAGGTGCAGATGTGCAGACACTCACGTTATTGCATATCACAGGGTTGATTAATAAACCTGTTTGAAATGCTGTTACATTATGGTGACACGATCTAAGCATTTTCTTTGTATATAATTTTCTATATACTCCTACAGAATGCCAGGAAGTTGTACCTGGACGGGACATTCAGGGTTGTCAAAAAGCCATTCAAGCAACTTAGGTCGATTCATGCGTTCATACAGGAGGGTGAGTCAATGAAACAGTTTCCTCTGTTTGTTCTGATGTCAGGACGCAGGAAACAGGACTACATAGCCATTTTAAAGAAGGTACTCGACAAAATCTCCCAGAAGCTCCTGCCGTTGAGTGCTTCTGTATGGACTTAAAGAGGTTTATGACAGGCACTTCTACAGGTATTCGCTGGAACTGTTCTGAAAGGTTGCGCATTCCATTGGTCCCAATCTGTGATAAAAGATATGAAGGACTTTGGTCTCATCAGGACTTACAGAGAACGTTAAACTGTGCATCAGCTGATCAGTAACCTGCTTGCTTTACCTTCCCGGCAGGGATATTGGGAGAGCTTTTCATGCGCCTAAAAGATTGCGCAGACACTAGCTTAGAGAATGTACGTGATTTCTTTTAATATGTGGAGCACATATGGGTTGACACCACTTTTTTTTCAACAGAGAAGTAGTCTGTGTACAGGCAGCCTGTGTGCACCAATAAGGATACGGAGGGCTGGCACAAGAAACTGAACCAGAAGGCTGGTAAAGGATCACTACAGTTCTAGTAGAAGTACGTCTTGGTACCACTTCTGCTTGAAGAGGCTAAAATGGTCAACATCCATCAACAGCTGGTATCGCAGCAGTCCCTAATCAGAAACAGAAGGGCTGTGTACGTCTCAATGGACAAGAGAGTTGGGGAGCTGTGGGACCAGTACCACAATCACGACATTGTTTGTGAAGAGTTTCTGACAAGAGTCGGTGAAATTTAAGGACGTATTTAGGGGATTTGTGTTGAATAGTAAGAGGATACAAAATGATAGTGTGAAAGATTCGTTTGTACAACCATTGCTCATAAGCATGGCCAATTGATAATCGTAATCTCTTAACCCCATTCAACAGTTGTAAACCACTGGTTATGTAGTGTAATGGAGAGATGCTTCTCTCATGTTTACCTGTTTCGCTGGAGCCGGAACATTGTCGATACTGAGTAAAGTGTTTAAAAGGAGTaatgtactgaattcttttttataatacatgtaatgttaatgGTCTTATTGTTGCAATCTGTCTGCTCATCAAATATGTGAATCAGCAGAACAGCTATAAAAAGGACAAGTACAACTTATAGACCCATTGCACGAAAGGGAGATTTTTACCTCTGCACCGCTATTCTGCCATCTTGGAGATATTGATTTTTGCCAGCTGGCGGTTACGAAAATGTAACAAGATATTTTGCAGTTTCTGCGctgtataaatattgtttttgttaaaaatggaAAGTAAAAAAGTGGAGAGTATACAGTTATCATTCAGAGACACTCTGGAGCCAGTAGTTAGGGctagaaaaattgaaaattatcgGGGGAACTGATCCATATAAACTTagtataaaaacatcattttcggATGAAAAGAAACTGCTTCCTAGCGTTACCTATCCAGACATTGTAAATTATCTACTGTTTTCCCCCAGCCCATACACTACTGATGATTTGAAAAGTTTGAAGGGTTTGGATGCATACAACCAGTCACAGAGTGGCTGGGTTTCTGACGTTCGAGCCGTTGTCATTGGCAGCAAACATGTAATCAGATCAAAGGGTTTAGTGCCATTTTATATTTTTACTGATACTTAAGGATTCTAAATTTCAATGAATTTAGCTAGCAAACAATGAAATGATTACGAGGAAAGCAATACAAAGCAGGATATCTCGAGCGTCCATGTCATTGGTATTTAAGTAACTTCCGCAATGACAAAAATTGTGGGTTTGAATGTAATGAAGACCCCATCCAACTGTTTGTATTTCTACCCAAGGCATCTGTGCGCTTGAGTCTATATGATTGCTTCAAGTAAGTGAGACTTTTACATTTCCAGCCTGTCTAGACTGTGCGCTAGAGTCTATATGATTGCTTCACGTTATTGAGACTTTTACATTTCTAGCCTGTCTAGGTCTGCCTGGTGCGATAaatttatttgtgtaaatttGAAGATTGAAACTTATATGAAGATTGTCTTAATTTCTATTGGTTTAACAGGGAACGTCaagaaattattttcatttattaatagacatatacatttttattgctATCAGTAAATAGAAATAACTTTATTGCTGAAGAAGAAGccgttaaaaaaaatcatatttcaaTTTATCGCTGGAAGCTGCTTAGCTgggtctaaaaaaaaattatacatttttagacCCAGCTCTGAGtaaacaaaatcaatttaaaatgacgcattaaatttattttgatgATTTTATTCACCTTGAGCactacattaatttttttaaagattaaaaatttCTTTCACCTGGAGagataaattcatttttatttaccgCTTGATTATTTTATTCACCTTGCAGCATTAAATTCATTTGATTTAACCTgaagcaatatatatttatttttttctatctgtaaataaaaataaatctatcGGTAAAAGGTAAAAAAGATAATTAGTTTTTatcttaattaataaaattaattacaatgtctTAAACGGTCATCCATAATTGACGTTTTATAGATAAATAAAATTGTTGTCTTTTTCACAGGTTCTACATTCCATAAGTTAAGAGACAAGCCATTTAATCCGTGATCGATTGTAGAACCAAATGGAGTGATCCAAGCTTCTCACTGTGACTGCATGGCCGGTTTAGGGAAATTGTGTACCCATGTCGCAGCCATGCTGTTTACGGTTATGGAAATAGTGAGAATACGCAACTCCACAACAGTCACCCAGGATCCCGCTTACTGGAAACTTCCGTCATCTATGAAACGTGTGGAGTACAAAGAAGTGCGTGATAATGACTTCACCAGTGCTAAGTGGCTAAAGAGAGTAAAGAAAGTAAAGTGTCCTTACAATCAATGTAAATCCATGTTAGATGGTGATTTGAAAGACTTCTATCTGAAACCAAATGAAACTGGAACATTATTTTTGGATAAAAAGCACCCTTATTACTATCAAGTGCAGACACAACATCGTGTAACTAAACTAAAATCAGCTTATTAATAATTTCATTGTCATGACTGAAGTGGGCATCCATATGGAACAGATCTATACAGAAAACAAAACTGGAGTGCACAGACACTACTTAAACAAGTTTTGTTTGCATCTCAAAGACAGAACagtaatatacatgtagatactGCATTCCTAGATGAATATGAAAAACATGATGTGACAGATAGCATGAGCGTAAATGAAAGAATTGAAGTTAGATAGACAGTTGCAGAGATTGAGGGAAAGCAACAGTAAAGTTCTTACAAGCACCAGATATGATTCATATTCAGAGAATATGAGAAAGAAGGATACAGTGAAAGATCACGATGTAAGAAGAGATAACGTTGAAAATGGAACATACAGAAGGTGTAGATATACTAAGGAAGAAGCACAATCCGGTTAACCCTACATATAACAATGAGATGCATATAAAAACTCACGAGAATAGACCAACAAGTGATAGTAAAAGAAAATATGACTTTCAAAGACAAAGTGAATTACTTATCAACAGGCATTGATTGTGTACCACAATACATatcgttattattatttatgagcGATATGATTGACTAACATCCATTTTTTTTTCAGCTTGACACCGAGTTCATCGAAAGCCAGGCACCTTACTTccttcaacaagagggccaagatggccctagttcgctcacctgagaggagtcggttcattcaatctctaccaaatgtcaaacttgacctagatattgtccagacaaacatcctggtcaagtttcatcattatttcatctgcgagtcaagatcaataaacctatgaagtttcatgatcctaggcgtaagcattcttgagttatcatccagaaaccatttttctaagttgagtcaccgtgaccttgacagccattgtgtaaatacgttatttggctctgtgacttttgacctagtgacctgataatcaataccAGAgcacatctaacgttgaaattttgggCATTGCTATATAAGAACACTGattatttatgttaactttattttacgaaatatattacaaaattttcattgattttgagagTTAAAggcttgaccttgaaggataaccttgacctttcactactcaaaatgtgcagctccatgagatacacatgcatgtcaaatatgaagttgctatcttcaatattgcaaagttatgaccaaggttaaagttttgacagGTATTGGATTTAAGCAGGTGTAACAAATTAAGCAACAAACTTTGGATTAAACAAAAGGTATTTTTCAGCATTGTTGTGATTTACCATATAAGCTCTGAGTATAAAAGATAACAACATTATATGGGAAAGGTGATTTAGAGTTTTATATATTCCAGTactattatacatttaaatttttttcagcttttgtaatactataattacatttttcatttattcaccaGAAAATGGGATAGAATCCCGCAGGGAAGAAATTAACTACACCCCTGGACGATTAAGTAAGTTACAGTCACATGAACATGTCTTCACTTCTTTCATGTTATAACAGACTTGGAGAAGCAAatcaggggcgtagataatgggggggcaggggggggcggccgcccccccaatatttcggctagtcatcgttatataaataaatgtaaaatcccaaaaaaatcgccgccccaaaaccagtatttttgtaatcacgcgccgtcagtgcagaagccatgtgtcccctaggTAAAATAATGGGATGGTTGGAACCTCTTAATGTTGATGGCAACATTATTCAGAcactataatgtttatttaacttgCCTGGCAAAACAACTCTTCTTCGAAACTGCTTGAATCATAAACACACTGTCAGTGCTAATGTCTTCACTGTTTATCTCAGACTGCAGAACATTCCAGGAATTAGACAGTAATGACCATTAGTATCATGTCAACAGTCTCTGCAATCaaatacgcgtgaaaaacattcattagtttgaaaatatttttgttctctaagtacatcagttattatttgattagaaatcattgaaacaatatcatatatgtaattgtttaatgttcaaaatgagtattcctaatcagcctcgaaattttgcgtttcctaagcgtacattcgggaagaaaaagccagaacagcgttcattccaatcttgttggtttgattccttcacatggctccactacgatgaggtatgtatattagtattaaattttaatttgcgatcgttcttatcttttctgaacctaacgttgatctaaatacaaacgaaatttagaaaaaaaggcacaacatacaaaaaatactcgtattgtaaaaaaaaatgttgcttaataatgtttcttattattatcattaatatttaacacaaaatttattacaatgttattcttttcagagccgggaccttgcgttctGCCACCTCTGCATGGCGGCCAAGAAGTTGGGCAAGATCGGCAACACGAAGGTGGACAGCAGCTTCATCAGTGATGGCTTCTCCAAATGGAAAGCGGGTACCGAGAAGTTCCGGAAGCACGAAAAAAGCGAGTGCCACAAGGAGGCGGTCGAGCGACTGGTGACGCTTCCCGCCACAACGCGTGACGTGGGGGAGATGCTGTCAGCGGGGCACGCTAAGGAGAAGGCCGACAACCGGAAGCAGCTGCTGCAAATCCTACGCAGCATACGGTTCCTCGCACGCCAGGGCATCGCGCTACGTGGGCACGACGACGATGAGGGGAACTTCATGCAGCTGCTACAACACCACGGGGAGACGGACAGCTCTATTCTCGCGTGGCTGGAACGGAAGCGGGACAAGTTCGTCGCCCCTGATATCCAGAATGAAATACTCCAGCTCATGGCACTGCGCATCCTCCGTAAAGTGGCCAGCGACATCAAGACAAACGAGTTCTACACAATCATGGCTGACGAGACAACAGACAAGTCCAACCGAGAACAAGTGGTGGTAGTCTTCAGACACGTGGACGAGGACTTAAATGTGCACGAGGACTTTGTTGGGTTTCACCAAGTAAATTCCATTGACGCCACTACACTGACGTCGGTCATAGAAGACACTCTTCTAAGAATGAACCTATCCTTGAGCCAGTGCAGAGGGCAGTGTTATGACGGGGCCAGCAACATGACCGGAGCGAAGCGTGGTGTGGCGACCAACATCTTAGCAAAGGAGGAGCGAGCTGTGTTCACGCACTGCTACGGACATGCACTCAATCTGGCCGTTGGGGACTGTGTACGTCAGTGCAAGCTCTTGCGCGACACCATGGATACAGTGCATGAAGTCTCCAAACTGATTAAGTATTCACCAAAGAGGGACAGTACCTTACAGACCCTGAAGGAGGAGATGAGCCCCGATACCCCTGGTTTCCGTGTACTGTGCCCCACGAGATGGACAGTGCGTGCAGCAAGCCTGTGTAGTGTCTTAGACAACTACACTGTGTTACAGACCTTGTGGGACACCTGCTACGAGCAGACCAAAGACTCGGAGATCCGTTCCAGGATAGTAGGCGTGCGGTCCCAGATGGAGAGCTTCGACCTCTTCTTTGGTGTCCATCTGGGTTACATCATCCTGCGACATACAGACAACTTGAGCCGCACCCTACAACAGAAGGACATGTCCGCATCAGAGGGTCAGGCAGTTGCTTCAATGACGGTGGAAACATTGACCAGCAAGCGCTCCGACGATGCCTTCGACAAGTTTTGGGTTGACGTCAACAGCCAGCTCGATGACGTCGACGTAGGAGAGCCAGTGGTTCCCAGGCGACGCAAGATGCCGAAACGCTATGACGTTGGAACCGGGGCCCACGAGTATCCAGCCACAGCACGTGATCGGTACCGCCAGGTCTACTTTGAAGCATTCGATTTGGTGATCGCGTGTATCAAGGACAGATTCGATCAGCCAGGCTACAAAACCTACAGATCCCTCCAAGACCTTCTGGTGTGCTGCGCCTGTGGTGGTGACTACGCCACTCATCTGCGGAGCGTGATGGACTTCTACAGGGACGACTTCAACGAGCAGGCGCTCACCACTCAGCTGGAGACGTACCAGGTCGCCGTACGGGACAAGAAGGTCAAGACCATCACGGACATTGTCACGTTCTTCCGCGACTTGTCTCCTGAGTCTCGCCTCTTTTTCTCGGAGGTGATGCGCGTCCTCCGCCACGTCCTGGTAATGCCCGCCACCAACGCCACCAGCGAGAGGTCCTTCTCCGGCCTGAGACGCCTGAAGACGTACCTCCGGACGTCTATGACACAGGAGAGACTCACCCACCTCATGACGCTCCACGTGCACAGGTGTGCTACCGACGCAATGGACTTGTTAGATGTTGCCAATGAGTTCGTCAGTGTGAATGAATCACGGTTAACTATCTTCGGGAAGTTTTCATAGAATGTGACACTTGGCATTAACATTACGCGAACAGTGCATGATAAATTGTGGCTTAAAAATGAATTATccgtaatttttgtttatttaacttaatttaataatatttattcatcctggttcagtattttaatagtgctcgaaatgtggatacattctttactaatcatgt containing:
- the LOC127842147 gene encoding zinc finger MYM-type protein 1-like, which codes for MLSAGHAKEKADNRKQLLQILRSIRFLARQGIALRGHDDDEGNFMQLLQHHGETDSSILAWLERKRDKFVAPDIQNEILQLMALRILRKVASDIKTNEFYTIMADETTDKSNREQVVVVFRHVDEDLNVHEDFVGFHQVNSIDATTLTSVIEDTLLRMNLSLSQCRGQCYDGASNMTGAKRGVATNILAKEERAVFTHCYGHALNLAVGDCVRQCKLLRDTMDTVHEVSKLIKYSPKRDSTLQTLKEEMSPDTPGFRVLCPTRWTVRAASLCSVLDNYTVLQTLWDTCYEQTKDSEIRSRIVGVRSQMESFDLFFGVHLGYIILRHTDNLSRTLQQKDMSASEGQAVASMTVETLTSKRSDDAFDKFWVDVNSQLDDVDVGEPVVPRRRKMPKRYDVGTGAHEYPATARDRYRQVYFEAFDLVIACIKDRFDQPGYKTYRSLQDLLVCCACGGDYATHLRSVMDFYRDDFNEQALTTQLETYQVAVRDKKVKTITDIVTFFRDLSPESRLFFSEVMRVLRHVLVMPATNATSERSFSGLRRLKTYLRTSMTQERLTHLMTLHVHRCATDAMDLLDVANEFNARKLYLDGTFRVVKKPFKQLRSIHAFIQEGESMKQFPLFVLMSGRRKQDYIAILKKVLDKISQKLLPLSASLVSQQSLIRNRRAVYVSMDKRVGELWDQYHNHDIVCEEFLTRVGEI